The Oncorhynchus clarkii lewisi isolate Uvic-CL-2024 chromosome 20, UVic_Ocla_1.0, whole genome shotgun sequence nucleotide sequence GCGATGGTCATACCCCACCACCACGTGAAGGGCATGAAGGAGTGATGGAAGACATGAAGAAATGTAATCTGGCTGTGTTTCTTACGCAGCACAAAGAATAACTGCAAAGCAGACAAGAGTTTAAATTACTCTAAAGCAAACAAATTCTAAAATCTCCATGTGTGTCAGAAAGACGAAGTCAGAAGTTGATTTATGCTAACGTCAAAGCACAGTTCATGCTAATATTTTTTtattagaaaaaaaaaacattcttacTGTGTCCAGAAGCTCGATGAATTTAGAGAAGTAAAACCACCAAGCCACTCGAACCATCTGACAAAAAggagagaaaagtacagagaatAAATAGATGGCATCAAATAATATAATTTGAcctataaaatataaaacattttcatTGAATGAAAACATGGATGGCATCTCATGAGATAGAAAGCAGATTCTCTTATAAATAAAGCTTACCCTTAGAGCCTGTGGGCTGCTTGAGTAGTCACAAAGGTCACATCTCCAGGTAAAGGTGGTGCCCCATCCTGACATCAGGAACTGCAATGGCAAAGCACAGAACTGGCTGTCATATCATACATTCATAAAAGCtgttaaaaaattaaataaaaaacgcACCTAGAGTACAGTCTGTCTTCACAACAAGGTTCTTTGAAGAGCTTAAATTCTGCTGAACGACTAACTGCTTTGCTCACCTCATAGACAAGGAAGGCGTTCAGGAACACCATGCTGAAGTTATAGACGATCATGGCTGATTTGAGGTGATAGGGCTTGCGGTGTACCATCAGGCGAGGCCCTGCATACAGCGAGAAGAATACATagcccaacaggatgctggtcATCTGGAAGGGGGTCCGCATCAACGGGTAGGGCAACAACCGGTGGTCTGAGGATAAGCAATTTATCAAAGACAACAAtacaggttacacacacagcaTGGTACAACATGTTCATCATCTACAAACTGCAATTCAAATGTATTTCATTCATTTCCAAATTGTAATAATAAAAATATCAATTTTAGAGAAAGCACTCACCCGTTCTCTgcaataaatactcatacaacGACATAATATTGGATCCCAGTTCTAGCAGCATTTTGATGGCCTCTTTCCTTCTTTATTCAGTTGATCAAAAAACCctgaaaaaaaagacaaaaatacAATTTGGTTGAAAAGACAGTGGGTGGTGATAATGGCAGCTAATGCTTTTATGCCTACATGGAAAGCAGTGGTGTGTCCTTAGGCTTATAGTACACAGAGACATAAGGTGATGAACATAGGAGCCTAGTGTCACACTACCTCCCCTACTAAACAAACAGAGACAGCTGCACAGGCCCATCATATATCTGAACCGGAGGCTCTGCTTTGATGACTGACTATCTATCTGAtagacaaacaaaacaaacataatTCACAACTGTAAAAATCGCCACAAAGGGCATTGTAGTCGGTCTGAccatgtactgtaggtcagtcAATGCCCAATAGATCCTACTGGGATTTTTCACAGATAAGTAATATTATATGAACTTTTTTATAGTAGCTAAGTGTTTTATTCCACTTTCAGCCATGGACATAAAACATATGTAATATTAGGGATTATCTACACACCAGACTGCAAAGGCAAACAGACACACCAGCACAATTACAACTGAACTGCATTTCACTTGTTCAGTGTTTACTTTAGTTTCTAGCAAGAAACAGGGGATAGGTTACATTTGCATGCAGTTGTATACCATAGATGAATCTGGCATACCAGGCAGTTGCAGCCCCACCAGCTTTAACCTACACATAAGAATATACTATATAGGCTTTAGCATGGAGTCAACCTAAAAAACAAAACGCGCCACTATACTAATAAAATCATCTCACACACCGCGACCCAAGATGGTGGTAGTTTTACAAAGAGCTTGTTCAGCAGCATTTAACATTCCCTTAGCGACTCCTTTGAGACAATGTGTTCTCTCAATGACTAACAGATCCAGTCAAACAGGTGAGGTGAACACATTTGAACAGTCAGTATGTGGTATGAGCTCACTAGATAGTAATGGATGAGGGATTGAGAAACATGACAGAGATGGAGTGGCTTGGAGGTGAGCCGGCAAACCAAACTAAGAGCGAAGAACAAAAGAGAGAATGTtggatattttattttttatgtccTTTCCATACAACGGCAATAAAACCCACTCCACACAAAGATGGGACAGCGTTTTCATATCCACCAAGTAATACAGCTCTAACTACAAGAAAAACCTATCCTGACAGTTTATAAAAGTAAAAAACTTGAAATAGACACTGCAGTGCTAGATGGAGTATAGCACTGAGCATTACTGAGATTATACAGTCAGACATGTTTTTGTTAACACGACTCACCTACTAAGTTGTCCTCAGTACTGTCCCCAAACCCTCAGGCCTTTAGGCACACGGCCAAGAGAGCAACAACCAATGACCCTACAATGGGCCAGGCCCAGCAAAGCAGAGGAGTCAAAAAGAGAGATTCTCTGAAAAAGTGTAATGCTAGTCCCAGAATTTCTTGTTTCTCCCTTGAAGTCCTCAAAATGTTGAATCAAATTACCTTCTAGAAATAGCCACAGAAAGCTCGGGCAGActaagtcagagagagagatgtgtacagCTATGAAGGAAGACAGCTGTGTTGGGACTCATTCAACCCAGATTTAAACCAAAGGCTGAGCACACTACTAAGTGACAACACCCAGCTAGTTTCAGGAACACACCCTGTTTCAACATTTAGACCCATCCTCCCCTAACCACTATGCCTCTCTCTGATTGGTTCAGCAGAAAAAGTGGGAATGGCCATTGGTCATCAGAGCAGGGTTGGGTAGCTGAAGGTAGTAAGCGAGGGAGAATCCAGTAGCAACCTCTGTGCCCAGTTTTCAAAAGTTATATGGATTTCACCTATCCGATGGGATTGAATGCATAGAAATATAACGAATAGAACTTCATTTGAAATGGGGactcctgttctattcattccatTTGGCAAAATCTGGATAGATAACTTTTGAAAAACTGGGCCCTGGAGAGTTTGAATGGCCTCTTAAATAATGGGGGCCCATCACATAGTACGTCTATATGTAACAAAAACTAACACATCCCTTATAATAATAAGGGGGATATGAGAGTAAATCACGGGGATGTAATGTGTCCATGTGGCCCTAACTGACAACAGGCACGGAGCCTAGGCTTAAACTCACGTCTGTCCCACCTACAGACACAATATGACAGGTTCCACTAACTTCCAGTAGCTCTGGTTCTACCTGTTCCTCAGACACTGAGAACTGGAAATGAGCGTTGTGGTGAAAGAGGGGGCCTTAAAATGTTATCACTCAATCTTGCGTTGGCATGAATGGCTGACTGGAATTAGAAGAATCTTGGCATGAGCAGTGTACAGACAAAAaaatttaacacacacacattgacaacTGTCAGTTTACACAGTGCTTTAAGACTTTCCCTGGGGGAAAGCACATGGGGGGGTATACACTATAAAAGGCCATATACCCTCACGTGATGATGACCTGGCTGTTTAGACAAGATGACATATCATAGGAATTAGTCCATATTTGTCATACTGAGTTGGCAAGTTAAAATGTAGGCCTACAGCCAGTATGTATttaagacagaggagagaatgaTGAAGTAGGGTGGGGCAAGTGGAGGAGGAAGACACCACCACATCTAAGTGAAAATATGATAGGATTAGACCAATAAACAAAAATCACACCTAAACCAACCCTAGAAACACCAACCAGACAGGGTTAACCACACATCACAGATTCTTTCAAGATCAAATACACCTCTTCCCTATGGGCTGAGGTTTTGGGCAAATCGCCAACATTCAGAACATTCTTTTCAGCATCCCTCTAGATGGGGGATTGACTGGACCTGTAGTCCCATACTGGGTGTAGTTGTCAGCCACAATAGGCCATCGAGAACCGGTACTTTCCCCTCATTAAAAAAGgttacatgtttttttaaatcattcaAATAGCTCTAAAATTGACATAAGTGGCAAGGATAAGAGACCCTAGGGTTGCCTATTCCACTGCTGCTGGAATAATCGTGGTCTGGTACGATTTGGCGGGAATATTGGCCCCGAGTGCTCTCACGTAAGAGACGTGGCCCCTGGCCTCTCCTAGGACACAAGACCCAGACAGTCCAGAGATATTTAGAGAAGGTGGAGATAGGAATCCCAGTTGCCAATGAATGGAGAAACGTACAAAGCCCCACTCAGCACACTGTCGACACATCTTGTTTGCGTTGCGTCACGCAATCCCTTCTAAAAGTCAGTGTATGAGTCGAGAAACCTGCCTATTTTCCTCAAAAGTACGTAAAGTTAATCATCTCACATCCCAAAATATATTTGTAATATAGTACTTCTTGTTCACATAATTCAGGCTAATGTTGGGTTAAGGTCAATTGACTCCCATTAACTCTTTGTATAAGGTTACTCCTTGTCCCATCATCGGCCAGAATGCATCGTGCAGACCATTGATGACGCATGGACAATGTGCACAGTGGGAGTTAATACTTCTCCAATGGAGTTTCCCCATCCCCTCAAAAGTATCTCTGGACAGTCACAAAAATGGACATTACTTACAGCACAGATGAAGGAAAGTGCTGAAGGACTATGCtgtcaacagcagacagacagcaaaCGATCTGTCAAAAAACTAGGTTTAGCCAgccaaaaaaaaaaagagttggaTGAATGTGGAAAGAGCAGATGGTAGATAAATTCTTCGGAAACTGATGGACCGCATTGTTAGTGCACTAAAACATGGTTACTCAATTCATAGACGCCAACTACCTTTAGTGCATATTGACAATAGTACTGTAGCGAcccgcacagacagctgtgtTTTATGTGTTAGGCTATTAgttggttgtgttgtacttaccagtacccagtgtgcctggaatgttctgatgccgggcatCCTTGTGGTTGGCGGAGTGGCATGGTGGGGGATGgagcattggaagttaagaccaggtttagccATTGTTCTTTCTCTTACGTCTGGGCTTCACAAGAGAAGGTCATGGTTGGTTTGTGGGGTAGCTTTCATATATTTTGTTtgggctacggccaaacagtagcctgtgtatAGTTGGGTTAATCAACCGTCAACTCaatcctctgtctggacaattgtcCATTTATGATCTAGTCAgatcattacattggtgtcaggagttaaaaaaaaaacgttgatAAACGTTAGCCAGCTGACTTCTGTGGCTAGCTACCGTATGTGAGAACGGGGGTTGAAAATGCATCGAGGGAATCCCGAAAGTGGAGGTAGGGGACGATTATGGCCAAGGAGGTGCGTGTGCATGGACGTCAGAGGATCTGGCTGAGGAGATCGCCAGGGCGTCGGAGCCCAGAGGCCGCTTGAAGGAAGACGTTAGAGTGATGGCGGCTGAAGCGAGCATGAGTGCTTCGTCAACTGTGCCTCGCGAGGATTCTGGTGGACGGACAGAAGGGGTGACGTAGACGCGGCGGGACGAGGAATCTGGGGCTCAGGATGTAAACAAACATGGCGGCACCCAGTTCCCGGCTGCGTAAGTAAGTTGTCCGTATCTGTTAAGACCCTGAAGTATTCCGGTAAAGCGGATTGGGAAGCTTTTCATGATCAGTTTGAACTGTTAGCTCATTTTAGGTGGTGGTCGGATGAGGAAAGGGCACTGCAGTTGGCTTTATGCCTCACTGATGAAGCTCTGGCCTGTTTGATATTGATTAGCCTCAAGGACAGACGTGATTATGGTGCTTTAGTGGGAGCACTGAGGCACTATGGACAGTGTGTACAGCCCGGGCTGCTGCGCTCCGAACTGAGTAATAGATGCAGGCAGCCTGGAGAGCCTCTACGGGTGCTAGCTAATGAAATTGAGAGCCTCTCTCAGAGGGCATATGTACACATGCCCCCCCTCTGTGCAGAGCGACCTAGCACGTTAGCTGTGCATACAGACCCAGCTGGCTCATCCGAGTCATTTCAGATGGCTTTGGAGAGGGAGCTGGTGTGGGTTGGGGCTTTGGTGGGGGTGCAGGGAGACAGACCCTCTGTGCGGGCTGGGAGACGGAAAAGCCTGCATGGGTGGCTGGAATGACAGAACTCATTTGTGCGGTGTCGCTACAGGCGGCACGAAACACACGCCCTGGTCCCAGGGTCTGCTGGGGTTGTGGTCAGCCAGGCCATCTACGCCGGGATTGCCCCATGTCCCCCAGAGCTCAGGGAAACGGCTCGGGGTCCGCATGGACCAGGTAGTACAGACCCCTGGCTTTCTTTCTCAACCACCATCTTCAGGAAGAGCCCACCGGCACAGACGGAGAAGCAAGTCTCCACTTCCCCCAGAAGCAGACGAGGGCAAGCTGATGGAgcctgttgttgaggtgggccaGACCTGTGTTGGAGACTTTTGTCATGTCCCTGTCACTGTGGAGAGGATGCCCTGCCCTGGTGGACATTGGGTCCACAGTAACCCTGGTGAGGCCGGATATTGTGCCAGGTTGGACTCTGTGAGTCCAAAACTGTGCAGCTCCACAAAGTCGCAGGTGACTGACAGTAGGGGGCAGGCCTGTGCCTCATCCTGTGTGGGTGGCGGCTGTGCAGGACCCTTGTATCCTGTGGTTGGACTTTCTTAGAAGCACAGGCTGCCAGTTAGACCTAAATGGGGGCACACTGAGCTTCCAGGGAGTGCCGGCAGTCACCATGGCCCCCCCCCTAATGTCAAATCCCACTCAACCCAACAAACCCTTTACTCCAACAGTTAAAGCAGCAGACTCATggctgcccccccctcccccacatctGTGTGTGAACTTTCCCCCAGCTACCTCCACGACACATCCCTCCGCGAGCCTGGGCCATGTCTCCCCAGCCCAGCTACCccagatgggagagaagaggacactgtctgcagtgagggagatatgggggaGGAACTGTGTTGGTCTTGACCCCAAGCAGCAGGAACGGTTATGGCAGTTGCGGTTTGAATTCAGAGACAGCTTTGCGCGGAGTGAGGAAAAGGTGGGTCAGACTCATCTGGTGCAGCATGAGATCAAACACAGGTGATGCTCGACCCATCAAGATGCGTCCCCGCTGGCACGCCGGGAGGCGGCAGACAAGGCTGTGGTGTTGGAGATGCAGCGGGCAGACGTCATCTAGCCCTCAGACAGCCCCTGGGCGGCGCCAATCATCATGGTCCCTAAGAAGGGGGGCAAGCTGAGGTTCTGTGCAGACTACAGGCGGCTGAATGAAGTAACCAGGAAGGATACACCATATCGCTGAGTCACTGGACCTGGTTAGGGAGTCAACCTGGTTCTCCTCACTAGACCTCCGCAGTGGCTACTGGCAGGTGCCCCTCTCCCCAGAGGCCAGAGCCAAAACTGCATTCTCCACTAACAGAGGACACTGGCAGTTCAAGGTCCAGTGCTTCGGCCTGTGCAACGCCCCAGCTACTTTTGAGCGTTTGATGGACAGGGTGCTGGATGGTATCCCCCGACAGCAGTGTCTGGTAT carries:
- the LOC139377355 gene encoding very long chain fatty acid elongase 1-like isoform X1; the protein is MLLELGSNIMSLYEYLLQRTDHRLLPYPLMRTPFQMTSILLGYVFFSLYAGPRLMVHRKPYHLKSAMIVYNFSMVFLNAFLVYEFLMSGWGTTFTWRCDLCDYSSSPQALRMVRVAWWFYFSKFIELLDTLFFVLRKKHSQITFLHVFHHSFMPFTWWWGMTIAPAGGMSSFHAMVNACVHVIMYTYYGLSAAGPRFQKYLWWKKYMTAIQLIQFVLISLHISQYYFMEKCDFQVPMFIHLIWMYGTFFFVLFSNFWIQAYIKGKRLPTATKEAKLKQNGVTNGHTNGITIGNISVVPNGKQVENGNGTTAHRVNGHNQLGKVKEV